In the Micromonospora narathiwatensis genome, one interval contains:
- a CDS encoding AAA family ATPase — protein sequence MAQPTTPDAPIPTEAAPGAPPPAVTTPAQDATLLERALFEIKRVIVGQDRMVERMFVALLARGHCLLEGVPGVAKTLAVETLAKVVGGSFARVQFTPDLVPADIMGTRIYRQSSEKFDVELGPVFVNFLLADEINRAPAKVQSALLEVMSERQVSIGGESHRVPDPFLVMATQNPIEQEGVYPLPEAQRDRFLMKIVVGYPTDAEEREIVYRMGVAPPEPARVFDTPDLIALQHKADQVFVHNALVDYAVRLVLATRAPAEHGMPDVAQLIQYGASPRASLGLVRATRALALLRGRDYALPQDVQDIAPDILRHRLVLSYDALADDVPADHIVHRVMSTIPLPAVAPRQQATPQPAVPQGNGWPGQRP from the coding sequence GTGGCCCAGCCGACCACGCCCGACGCCCCGATTCCGACCGAGGCCGCGCCGGGCGCGCCGCCGCCGGCGGTCACCACCCCGGCTCAGGACGCCACCCTGCTGGAGCGGGCGCTGTTCGAGATCAAGCGGGTGATCGTCGGCCAGGACCGGATGGTCGAGCGGATGTTCGTCGCCCTGCTCGCCCGGGGGCACTGCCTGCTGGAGGGGGTGCCCGGCGTGGCCAAGACCCTCGCGGTGGAGACCCTCGCGAAGGTGGTCGGCGGTTCGTTCGCCCGGGTGCAGTTCACCCCGGACCTGGTGCCGGCCGACATCATGGGCACCCGGATCTACCGGCAGTCCAGCGAGAAGTTCGACGTCGAGCTGGGCCCGGTCTTCGTGAACTTCCTGCTCGCCGACGAGATCAACCGGGCGCCGGCGAAGGTGCAGTCGGCGCTGCTGGAGGTGATGAGCGAGCGCCAGGTGTCGATCGGCGGGGAGTCCCACCGGGTGCCGGACCCGTTCCTGGTGATGGCGACCCAGAACCCGATCGAGCAGGAGGGGGTCTATCCGCTGCCGGAGGCGCAGCGGGACCGCTTCCTGATGAAGATCGTGGTGGGCTACCCGACCGACGCGGAGGAGCGGGAGATCGTCTACCGGATGGGTGTCGCGCCGCCCGAGCCGGCCCGGGTCTTCGACACCCCGGACCTGATCGCCCTGCAGCACAAGGCCGACCAGGTCTTCGTGCACAACGCGCTGGTCGACTACGCGGTCCGGCTGGTGCTGGCGACCCGCGCGCCCGCCGAGCACGGCATGCCGGACGTGGCGCAGCTGATCCAGTACGGCGCCAGCCCACGCGCCTCGCTCGGCCTGGTCCGGGCCACCCGGGCGCTGGCGCTGCTGCGCGGCCGGGACTACGCGCTGCCGCAGGACGTGCAGGACATCGCCCCGGACATCCTGCGCCACCGGCTGGTGCTCAGCTACGACGCGCTCGCCGACGACGTACCGGCCGACCACATCGTGCACCGGGTGATGTCGACCATCCCGTTGCCGGCGGTGGCGCCCCGGCAGCAGGCCACGCCGCAACCGGCCGTTCCGCAGGGGAACGGCTGGCCCGGGCAGCGGCCGTGA
- a CDS encoding DUF58 domain-containing protein, with protein sequence MARAAAVTPPSRLPATGDRSGAVLARLQLMVTRKLDGLLQGDYAGLLPGPGSEAGESREYRPGDDVRRMDWPVTARTTLPHVRRTVADRELETWLAVDLSASLDFGTGRWLKRDVVVAAAAALAHLTVRGGNRIGAVVGTGATAGAGRGAGSRTGRRRGDPEATGPGTLLRLPARAGRKEAQGLLRAIAGTEIRPGRSDLGTLVDMLNRPPRRRGVAVVISDFLAPPEQWGRPIRKLRVRHDVLAVEVVDPRELELPDVGVLPVVDPESGELHEVQTADPALRRRYAEAAAAQRAAIAGELRAAGAAHLRLRTDRDWLLDLVRFVAAQRHARTRGTTR encoded by the coding sequence CTGGCCCGGGCAGCGGCCGTGACCCCACCCAGCCGGCTGCCGGCCACCGGCGACCGCTCCGGGGCTGTCCTCGCCCGGTTGCAGCTCATGGTCACCCGCAAGCTCGACGGCCTGCTCCAGGGCGACTACGCCGGGCTGCTGCCCGGGCCGGGCAGCGAGGCGGGGGAGTCCCGCGAGTACCGCCCCGGCGACGACGTACGCCGGATGGACTGGCCGGTCACCGCGCGGACGACGCTGCCGCACGTCCGGCGGACCGTGGCCGACCGGGAGCTGGAGACCTGGCTGGCGGTCGACCTGTCGGCCAGCCTGGACTTCGGCACCGGGCGGTGGCTCAAGCGGGACGTGGTGGTCGCCGCTGCGGCCGCCCTGGCCCACCTGACCGTTCGTGGCGGCAACCGGATCGGCGCGGTGGTCGGCACCGGCGCCACCGCGGGTGCGGGGCGTGGGGCGGGCTCGCGGACCGGCCGCCGGCGGGGCGACCCGGAGGCCACCGGCCCCGGTACGCTGCTGCGGTTGCCCGCCCGGGCCGGCCGCAAGGAGGCGCAGGGGCTGCTCCGGGCCATCGCCGGCACCGAGATCCGCCCCGGGCGCAGCGACCTCGGGACGCTGGTCGACATGCTCAACCGGCCGCCGCGCCGGCGCGGCGTGGCGGTGGTCATCTCCGACTTCCTCGCGCCGCCGGAGCAGTGGGGTCGGCCGATCCGTAAGCTGCGGGTCCGGCACGACGTGCTGGCGGTCGAGGTGGTCGATCCGCGCGAGTTGGAGCTGCCCGACGTGGGGGTGCTGCCGGTGGTGGATCCGGAGTCGGGCGAGCTGCACGAGGTGCAGACCGCCGACCCGGCCCTGCGCCGCCGGTACGCCGAGGCGGCGGCCGCCCAGCGCGCGGCCATCGCCGGTGAACTGCGCGCCGCCGGCGCGGCCCACCTGCGGCTGCGTACCGACCGAGACTGGCTGCTGGACCTGGTGCGGTTCGTCGCCGCGCAGCGGCACGCCCGGACCCGAGGGACGACCCGATGA
- a CDS encoding acyltransferase family protein gives MSARSEPGWRAPRPRTAPSSRRDRVVDALRAYAIGGVVLGHWLVTALVLTADGSLHTASPLTALPALAPATWLLQTLGLFFFTAGYAATRSLAGYPQGAGRWLARRLGRLLRPALALAGIGSGLLLAAIVLGTPEGTLTVAVTLAVSPLWFLLPLVALSVLTGPLRAAVRRWGPLRCAAPAVAVVAAADLAARVLSATPGRLPVTLLAAWAVPWLLGVAHADGRLTGSRPAAGLAAAGGVALAGLVALGYPASAVGVPGAGMSNLYPPSLFAVALAVGQVGLALLARPALARLVARPWPARLVTAVNREAIGIYLWHQPVLLAVTALTAHLVRPLPGLHTAPAGPGWVAARLCWLPLFALVLVALLAPRRRASGGRLGTVAAGSSADRGVPAAGRVGAGPTATPR, from the coding sequence GTGAGCGCGAGGAGCGAGCCGGGCTGGCGGGCCCCGCGGCCACGTACCGCGCCGTCTTCGCGGCGGGACCGGGTGGTCGACGCGCTGCGGGCGTACGCGATCGGCGGGGTGGTGCTCGGGCACTGGCTGGTCACGGCACTCGTGCTGACCGCCGACGGTTCCCTGCACACGGCCAGCCCGCTGACCGCGTTGCCGGCCCTTGCGCCGGCCACCTGGCTGCTGCAGACCCTCGGCCTGTTCTTCTTCACCGCCGGTTACGCGGCCACCCGGTCGCTGGCCGGGTACCCGCAGGGCGCCGGGCGCTGGCTGGCCCGGCGGCTGGGCCGGCTGCTGCGCCCGGCGCTGGCGCTGGCCGGCATCGGGTCCGGGCTGCTGCTGGCCGCGATCGTCCTGGGCACCCCGGAGGGCACCCTCACCGTGGCGGTCACGCTGGCCGTCAGCCCGCTGTGGTTCCTGCTGCCGTTGGTGGCGCTCTCCGTGCTGACCGGGCCGCTGCGGGCGGCCGTACGCCGCTGGGGCCCGCTGCGGTGCGCCGCCCCGGCGGTGGCCGTGGTGGCCGCCGCCGACCTGGCCGCGCGGGTGCTGTCGGCGACCCCCGGGCGGCTGCCGGTCACGCTGTTGGCCGCGTGGGCGGTGCCCTGGCTGCTCGGGGTCGCGCACGCCGACGGACGGCTGACCGGTTCCCGCCCGGCCGCCGGGCTCGCGGCGGCCGGCGGCGTGGCGCTCGCCGGGCTGGTCGCGCTCGGCTACCCGGCGAGCGCGGTGGGGGTGCCCGGAGCGGGGATGTCGAACCTGTACCCGCCGTCGCTGTTCGCCGTCGCGCTGGCGGTGGGCCAGGTCGGCCTCGCGCTGCTGGCCCGGCCCGCGCTGGCCCGGCTGGTGGCCCGGCCCTGGCCGGCGCGGCTGGTGACCGCGGTCAACCGGGAGGCGATCGGGATCTATCTCTGGCACCAGCCGGTGCTGCTCGCGGTGACCGCGCTCACCGCGCACCTCGTCCGCCCGCTGCCGGGTCTGCACACCGCGCCGGCCGGCCCCGGCTGGGTGGCCGCCCGGCTCTGCTGGCTGCCGCTGTTCGCCCTGGTCCTGGTCGCGCTGTTGGCGCCGAGGCGCAGGGCGTCGGGTGGCCGCCTCGGCACGGTCGCGGCCGGGTCGTCCGCCGACCGGGGCGTTCCGGCGGCGGGAAGGGTCGGGGCCGGGCCGACTGCCACGCCTCGCTGA
- a CDS encoding VWA domain-containing protein, with product MIRFLQPWWLLAVLPVLALAAAYVWRQLHRRSYAMRFTNVDLLRTLAPKGLGWRRHAAATVFLLCLLVLASALARPAVDTREPLERATVMLAIDVSLSMQADDVAPNRLEAAQEAAKQFVGELPNSYNVGLVSFAKAANVLVPPTKDRAAVTTAIDGLVLAEATATGEAVFTCLEAIRSVPADGAAGIPPARIVLLSDGYRTSGRSVEEAAAAAQAANVPVSTIAFGTDSGQVDIGGQLQRVPVDRTALSQLAETTRGYFYEAASVTELKQVYQDMGSSIGFRTEPREITQWYAGLALLFALCAGGLSLLWSSRLI from the coding sequence ATGATCCGTTTTCTGCAACCGTGGTGGCTGCTGGCCGTGCTGCCGGTGCTCGCCCTGGCCGCCGCGTACGTCTGGCGGCAGCTGCACCGCCGGTCGTACGCGATGCGGTTCACCAACGTCGACCTGCTGCGTACCCTCGCGCCCAAGGGCCTGGGCTGGCGGCGGCACGCGGCGGCCACCGTGTTCCTGCTCTGTCTGCTGGTGCTGGCCAGCGCGCTGGCCCGGCCGGCGGTGGACACCCGGGAACCCCTGGAGCGGGCCACCGTGATGCTCGCCATCGACGTGTCGCTGTCGATGCAGGCCGATGACGTCGCGCCGAACCGGTTGGAGGCCGCCCAGGAGGCGGCGAAGCAGTTCGTCGGGGAGCTGCCGAACAGCTACAACGTCGGGCTGGTGTCCTTCGCCAAGGCGGCGAACGTGCTGGTGCCGCCGACCAAGGACCGGGCGGCGGTGACCACCGCCATCGACGGCCTGGTGCTGGCCGAGGCGACCGCCACCGGTGAGGCGGTCTTCACCTGCCTGGAGGCGATCCGCTCGGTGCCCGCGGACGGCGCGGCGGGCATCCCGCCGGCCCGGATCGTGCTGCTCTCCGACGGTTACCGCACCTCGGGGCGGTCGGTGGAGGAGGCGGCGGCCGCCGCGCAGGCGGCGAACGTGCCGGTCTCCACCATCGCGTTCGGCACCGACTCGGGTCAGGTGGACATCGGTGGCCAGCTCCAGCGGGTGCCGGTGGACCGTACGGCGCTGTCGCAGCTGGCGGAGACCACTCGGGGCTACTTCTACGAGGCTGCCTCGGTGACCGAGCTGAAGCAGGTGTACCAGGACATGGGCAGCTCGATCGGGTTCCGGACCGAGCCGCGCGAGATCACTCAGTGGTACGCGGGGCTGGCGCTGCTCTTCGCCCTCTGCGCCGGTGGGCTGAGCCTGCTCTGGTCGTCCCGCCTGATCTGA